From one Magnolia sinica isolate HGM2019 chromosome 18, MsV1, whole genome shotgun sequence genomic stretch:
- the LOC131233546 gene encoding NDR1/HIN1-like protein 26 produces MSKLSTSSPKHCANKGVNVEKLYKRGFYAFSTLLLSIFSLIFFIWLILRPSKPQFYLKETDIYQLNLSGAQLLNSSIQITVLSKNPNKKVGIYYDQLQAYASYKAQQITPASSLPPFYQGHEDNNLLTASLLGSWVPVAPSFGYEVGRDQASGKLFLGLKLNGHLRWKVGTWVSGRHRFNVDCVAVMAFGPNVGTGPLSSRQGTQCSTNV; encoded by the coding sequence ATGTCTAAGCTCTCCACTAGTTCTCCCAAACACTGCGCCAACAAAGGAGTGAACGTAGAAAAGCTGTACAAGAGGGGATTCTACGCATTCTCTACACTACtcctctctatcttctctctaaTCTTCTTCATCTGGCTTATCCTACGCCCCTCTAAGCCCCAGTTCTACCTCAAAGAGACTGACATCTACCAGCTAAATCTCTCAGGGGCCCAGCTCCTCAACTCATCCATCCAAATCACCGTACTATCCAAGAACCCAAACAAGAAGGTGGGCATTTACTACGACCAGCTCCAAGCGTATGCTTCTTACAAGGCACAGCAGATCACTCCAGCTtcttctctccctcctttctATCAAGGCCATGAAGATAACAACCTACTAACTGCTTCTTTGTTGGGTAGCTGGGTCCCGGTTGCGCCGTCCTTTGGTTATGAAGTGGGCCGTGATCAGGCCTCTGGGAAATTGTTTCTTGGGTTGAAGTTGAACGGACACCTCCGATGGAAAGTCGGAACTTGGGTCTCTGGAAGACACCGTTTTAATGTTGATTGTGTGGCTGTGATGGCTTTTGGACCGAATGTGGGGACCGGTCCGTTGAGTTCTAGGCAAGGGACTCAGTGCTCTACTAATGTGTGA
- the LOC131233357 gene encoding pentatricopeptide repeat-containing protein At1g02060, chloroplastic — MLLLQRSLPTRLRALPYHSSAPPLTLAQPLQCKQEEEESQSKRPKSKSKAALTISRLINTVNPWSTDLESSLQPLLPTLSKTSFLQTLSLIKSPSKSLLFFRWALLNGFPPDATTFSHMLDILGRSRNLNAARNLLLSVPAPIRSDDRLFNSLIRSYGRAGLIQQSIKLFRKMKELGVARSVFSFNSLFSILLPRGRTHMVKKLYDEMQSTDGIAPDVYTFNILIRGFCLNSMVDEGFRFFKEMSKFGCSPDLITYNTLVDGLCRIGKVKIAHNLLKGMRTKSPDLKPNVITYTTIIRGYCEKRSVAEVLDVFEEMVRRGLKPNRITYNTLIQGLCDARELDKMKEILKGIMENGEFRPDTCTFNTLMNAHCNAGKLDDALKMFEKMSELEVVPDSATYSVLIRSFCERGEFERAEELFDELGEKEILLRGDGCVPLVAAYNPIFEYLCAEGKTGKAERVFRQLLKKGTQDPLSFKTLILGHCTEGTLGAGYEILVLMLRRDFVPDMETYGSLIDGFLQKGDSSFAHRTLEKMLRSEHLPKTSTFHSVLAVLIRDGCAQEAASVILIMLERRIRQNINLSTDTVIGLFRNGFKDRAFEVIGLLYDNGFSVKMEKVVGFLCQCRKFLEARELLLFCLEKHRNLDIEFYSTVVMGLCGIQRAPEAFALFYELAEKGGKPSLSCLEDLKIALESEGKLKEADFISKQIMHWHQR, encoded by the coding sequence ATGCTTCTCCTCCAACGCTCCCTACCCACCCGCCTCAGAGCCCTTCCCTATCACTCCTCCGCACCCCCGCTCACGTTAGCACAACCACTCCAAtgcaaacaagaagaagaagaatcacaATCCAAACGgcccaaatccaaatccaaagcGGCCCTCACCATATCCCGCCTCATCAATACCGTCAATCCATGGTCTACCGATCTGGAATCATCCCTCCAGCCTCTCCTCCCAACCCTCTCCAAGACATCCTTCCTCCAAACACTCTCCCTCATCAAATCCCCCTCCAAATCCCTCCTCTTCTTCCGGTGGGCCCTCCTTAACGGCTTCCCACCCGACGCCACCACCTTCTCCCACATGCTCGATATCCTCGGCCGCTCCCGCAACCTCAATGCCGCCCGCAACCTACTCCTCTCCGTACCTGCCCCAATTCGATCCGACGACCGCCTCTTCAACAGCCTCATCCGCAGCTACGGCCGCGCCGGTCTCATCCAACAGTCCATAAAGCTCTTCCGCAAGATGAAAGAGCTCGGTGTGGCCCGCTCCGTCTTCTCCTTCAACAGCCTCTTCTCTATACTCCTCCCCCGCGGCCGCACCCACATGGTGAAGAAGCTCTATGATGAGATGCAGTCGACGGATGGGATCGCCCCTGATGTCTACACTTTCAACATTTTGATTCGTGGGTTCTGCCTGAATTCAATGGTCGATGAGGGATTCCGATTTTTCAAGGAAATGTCCAAGTTTGGATGTAGTCCGGATTTGATCACGTATAACACACTCGTCGATGGCCTTTGTAGGATTGGGAAGGTCAAAATCGCACACAATCTTTTGAAAGGCATGCGCACGAAAAGCCCTGATCTGAAGCCAAATGTCATCACATATACGACGATCATTAGAGGGTATTGCGAGAAGCGGTCAGTCGCAGAGGTATTGGAtgttttcgaggagatggtccgTCGTGGGTTGAAACCAAATCGAATTACGTATAATACCCTCATTCAAGGACTCTGTGATGCGCGGGAATTGGATAAAATGAAGGAGATTTTGAAGGGTATTATGGAGAACGGAGAATTTAGGCCAGATACGTGCACTTTCAATACACTGATGAATGCACATTGTAATGCTGGGAAGTTGGATGATGCATTGAAGATGTTTGAAAAAATGTCAGAGCTTGAGGTGGTCCCTGATTCAGCGACATACAGTGTTCTCATTAGGAGTTTCTGTGAGAGAGGAGAGTTCGAGAGAGCGGAGGAGCTGTTTGATGAGCTGGGAGAGAAGGAGATTCTATTAAGGGGAGATGGATGTGTCCCGCTCGTTGCAGCTTACAATCCTATTTTTGAGTATTTGTGTGCGGAAGGGAAAACAGGGAAGGCGGAAAGGGTGTTTCGACAGTTGCTGAAGAAAGGGACGCAGGACCCACTTTCGTTCAAGACATTGATCTTGGGGCATTGTACTGAAGGTACATTGGGGGCTGGATACGAGATATTGGTCTTGATGTTGAGGAGAGATTTCGTGCCAGACATGGAGACCTATGGTTCTTTGATTGACGGGTTTTTGCAGAAGGGAGATTCAAGTTTCGCTCATAGGACTCTGGAAAAGATGTTGAGAAGCGAGCATCTTCCAAAAACATCTACTTTCCATTCTGTACTTGCTGTGCTTATAAGAGATGGGTGCGCTCAAGAAGCTGCTAGTGTTATTTTGATTATGTTGGAGCGGAGAATTCGGCAAAATATCAATCTGTCGACGGATACTGTTATTGGTCTTTTTAGGAATGGTTTCAAGGATAGAGCATTTGAGGTTATCGGGTTGCTTTATGATAATGGTTTTTCAGTGAAGATGGAAAAAGTAGTTGGGTTTCTCTGTCAGTGCAGAAAGTTCTTAGAGGCTCGAGAGCTTTTGCTATTTTGTTTGGAGAAGCATCGGAATTTAGATATTGAATTTTACAGTACAGTTGTAATGGGCCTTTGTGGAATTCAGAGAGCTCCGGAAGCATTTGCTCTGTTCTATGAATTGGCAGAGAAAGGAGGGAAGCCTAGTTTGAGTTGCTTAGAGGATCTGAAAATCGCCCTCGAGTCAGAGGGGAAGTTGAAAGAggcagattttatttctaaacaaATCATGCACTGGCATCAAAGGTGA